A stretch of Flexivirga aerilata DNA encodes these proteins:
- a CDS encoding MarR family winged helix-turn-helix transcriptional regulator translates to MPAASEPALPPPSSGRETGGDFAWLTDDEQKSWRAYLRASRALELTLDTELQQAGMSLAEYELLSMLSEADAHSMRMSQLADLVIQSRSRVTHTATRLERRGWVQRRPAPHDGRGIELVLTPAGLEAVEAAALIHVQGVQDHLVRQLDPMLFHALGVAMTRVREHLNGHYRP, encoded by the coding sequence ATGCCTGCCGCATCCGAGCCTGCCCTACCGCCGCCGTCCTCCGGGCGTGAGACCGGTGGCGATTTCGCCTGGCTCACCGACGACGAGCAGAAGTCGTGGCGCGCCTACCTGCGGGCCAGTCGCGCGCTCGAGCTGACCCTCGACACCGAGCTGCAACAGGCCGGGATGTCGCTCGCCGAGTACGAACTGTTGTCGATGCTGTCCGAGGCCGACGCCCACTCGATGCGGATGAGCCAGCTCGCCGACCTCGTCATCCAGTCCCGCAGCCGCGTCACGCACACCGCGACCCGGCTCGAGCGTCGCGGCTGGGTGCAGCGGCGCCCGGCGCCCCACGACGGCCGGGGCATCGAACTCGTCCTGACCCCAGCGGGTTTGGAGGCGGTCGAGGCGGCGGCGTTGATCCACGTGCAAGGTGTGCAGGACCATCTGGTGCGGCAACTCGACCCGATGCTCTTCCACGCTCTCGGCGTCGCGATGACGCGGGTGCGAGAGCACCTCAACGGCCACTACAGGCCGTAG
- the hemC gene encoding hydroxymethylbilane synthase, translated as MSTIRIGTRRSALATTQAGQIADRLRALGHDVELVEIVTEGDTNRAPLAQMGGTGVFATAIREALLAGRIDLTVHSLKDLPTAPAPGLTIAAIPPREDPRDVLVARDGLTLGELPEGAKVGTGSPRREAQLAALGLGLDIRPIRGNVDTRVGYVRDGALDAVVLAKAGLSRLGRTAEITEAIDPVQMLPAPGQGALALEIRSDDAALYDVVAAFDDADTRAAVTAERAVLAALEAGCSAPLGALAEVSEELDGSLEISLRAFVGRTDGTFDLRRSVTGPVDRAAQLGDELAALLLEDGARDAFESPNGDPPDPAPGGVLPATATVTPIHPTSAAEREQ; from the coding sequence ATGAGCACCATCCGCATCGGCACCCGCCGCAGCGCACTGGCCACCACCCAGGCCGGGCAGATCGCCGACCGGCTGCGCGCGCTCGGCCACGACGTCGAGCTCGTCGAGATCGTCACCGAGGGCGACACCAACCGGGCCCCGCTGGCCCAGATGGGTGGCACCGGGGTCTTCGCCACCGCGATCCGGGAAGCGTTGCTGGCCGGGCGGATCGACCTGACCGTCCACTCGCTGAAGGACCTGCCGACCGCGCCCGCACCCGGCCTGACGATCGCCGCCATCCCGCCTCGTGAGGACCCGCGCGACGTGCTCGTCGCCCGCGACGGCCTCACCCTCGGCGAACTGCCCGAAGGCGCCAAGGTCGGCACCGGTTCACCCCGCCGGGAGGCGCAGCTCGCGGCGCTCGGCCTGGGTCTCGACATCCGCCCGATCCGGGGCAACGTCGACACCCGCGTCGGCTACGTCCGGGACGGCGCACTCGACGCGGTCGTGCTCGCCAAGGCCGGACTTTCGCGGCTCGGCCGCACCGCGGAGATCACCGAGGCCATCGACCCGGTGCAGATGCTGCCCGCACCCGGTCAGGGCGCGCTCGCCCTGGAAATACGGTCCGACGACGCGGCGTTGTACGACGTGGTTGCCGCCTTCGACGACGCCGACACGCGAGCCGCGGTCACGGCCGAACGTGCGGTGCTGGCCGCGCTCGAGGCCGGTTGCTCGGCACCACTCGGCGCGCTCGCCGAGGTGTCCGAGGAGCTCGACGGCAGCCTGGAGATTTCGTTGCGGGCCTTCGTGGGTCGCACCGATGGCACGTTCGACCTGCGCCGGTCAGTGACCGGCCCCGTCGACCGTGCCGCGCAACTCGGTGACGAACTCGCCGCGTTGCTGTTGGAAGACGGAGCGCGAGACGCGTTCGAGTCGCCGAACGGCGACCCACCGGATCCAGCGCCCGGCGGAGTCTTACCCGCGACCGCCACCGTCACCCCAATCCACCCCACCAGCGCTGCGGAGCGTGAACAGTGA
- a CDS encoding bifunctional uroporphyrinogen-III C-methyltransferase/uroporphyrinogen-III synthase — MSTSKTTKTLPRVAFVGSGPGDPALMTVRASKLLGAADVVIIDRIAREEFVASFAREDVEIVDAGHGETGQTLTTASRAKLVVRTAKAAASAEGERLVVRLMDGDPATFNGLAEEAIAVQKAGIGFEIVPGVSAVSAVPAYAGIPLVANGSRAVHVLSATDDKADWSGAVAADSTVVVLGTVETLPAGLGKLQAAGRDAETPVALSSDGTTIRQTTQVTTLGGVAAALKGHPLTSPALAIVGTVVALREQLSWWETKPLFGWNVLVPRTKEQSGTMTDRLASYGASNDVVPTISVEPPRTPQQMERAIKGLVTGRYEWIGFTSANAVRAVREKFVEFGLDARAFAGLKIASVGGVTANALREWGIEPDLVPSGEQSANGMLEEWPEYDEVLDPINRVFLPRADIATDTLVAGLQEMGWEVDDVTAYRTVRAAPPAPEVREAIKTGKFDAVCFTSSSTVRNLVGIAGKPHATTVVACIGPATAKTAEEHGLRVDVLAAEPSAEALVDALADYGRGLALAAQEAGEPVRRPSERKASSRRKAKASR; from the coding sequence GTGAGCACAAGCAAGACCACCAAGACACTTCCCCGGGTCGCGTTCGTCGGCTCCGGTCCCGGTGACCCTGCGCTGATGACCGTGCGCGCGAGCAAGCTGCTCGGCGCGGCCGATGTGGTCATCATCGACCGGATCGCCCGCGAGGAGTTCGTGGCGTCGTTCGCCCGCGAGGACGTCGAGATCGTCGACGCCGGCCACGGCGAGACCGGGCAGACGCTGACCACGGCGTCCCGTGCCAAGCTCGTCGTCCGCACCGCGAAGGCGGCCGCGAGCGCCGAGGGCGAGCGTCTCGTCGTACGCCTGATGGACGGCGACCCGGCGACCTTCAACGGCCTCGCCGAGGAAGCCATCGCCGTGCAGAAGGCCGGCATCGGCTTCGAGATCGTGCCGGGCGTCAGCGCCGTCTCGGCGGTCCCCGCGTATGCCGGGATCCCGTTGGTGGCCAACGGTTCTCGTGCCGTGCACGTCCTCTCCGCCACCGACGACAAGGCTGACTGGTCCGGCGCGGTCGCCGCCGACAGCACCGTGGTCGTGCTCGGCACCGTCGAGACCCTCCCGGCCGGCCTCGGCAAGTTGCAGGCCGCCGGCCGCGACGCGGAGACCCCGGTCGCGCTCAGCTCCGACGGCACCACGATCCGCCAGACCACCCAGGTGACCACGCTCGGCGGTGTCGCCGCGGCGCTGAAGGGGCACCCCCTCACCAGCCCGGCGCTCGCGATCGTCGGCACCGTGGTGGCACTGCGCGAGCAGCTGTCGTGGTGGGAGACCAAGCCGCTCTTCGGCTGGAACGTCCTGGTGCCGCGCACCAAGGAGCAGTCCGGCACGATGACCGACCGGCTCGCGTCATACGGCGCCTCCAACGACGTCGTGCCGACGATCAGCGTCGAGCCGCCGCGCACGCCGCAGCAGATGGAGCGTGCGATCAAGGGGCTGGTCACCGGTCGTTACGAGTGGATCGGCTTCACCTCGGCCAACGCGGTGCGCGCCGTGCGCGAGAAGTTCGTCGAATTCGGTTTGGATGCAAGGGCATTCGCCGGTCTGAAGATCGCGTCGGTCGGCGGCGTCACCGCCAACGCGCTGCGCGAGTGGGGCATCGAGCCCGACCTGGTGCCTTCCGGTGAGCAGTCCGCCAACGGCATGCTCGAGGAGTGGCCGGAGTATGACGAGGTGCTCGACCCGATCAACCGGGTCTTCCTGCCGCGCGCCGACATCGCGACCGACACGCTCGTCGCCGGTCTGCAGGAGATGGGCTGGGAGGTCGACGACGTCACGGCCTACCGGACCGTGCGGGCCGCCCCGCCGGCGCCCGAGGTGCGCGAGGCGATCAAGACCGGCAAGTTCGACGCGGTCTGCTTCACCTCCAGCTCGACCGTCCGCAACCTGGTCGGCATCGCCGGCAAGCCGCACGCGACCACGGTCGTGGCGTGCATCGGCCCGGCGACCGCGAAGACCGCGGAGGAGCACGGCCTGCGGGTCGACGTGCTGGCCGCCGAGCCGAGCGCCGAGGCACTCGTCGACGCGCTCGCCGACTACGGCCGGGGTCTCGCGCTGGCCGCGCAGGAGGCCGGTGAGCCGGTCCGCCGCCCGAGCGAGCGCAAGGCGTCCTCCCGCCGGAAGGCCAAGGCGTCGCGGTGA
- the hemL gene encoding glutamate-1-semialdehyde 2,1-aminomutase — MTQASPSDTSTETTGSAALLERARAVTPGGVNSPVRAFRAVGGTPRFIASAQGPWLTDVDGNRYVDLICSWGPMILGHAHPAVMDAVQQAAARGFSFGTPSENEVALAEEIVRRVDPVEQVRLVSSGTEATMSALRLARGATGRSKVVKFAGCYHGHVDPLLAAAGSGVATFALPDSAGVPASSAHETIVLPYNDVAAVEAAFAEHGDEIACVITEASPGNMGVVPPAEGFTSALRRITREHGALLITDEVMTGFRCSPAGWYGLEGEPDGGAPDLFTFGKVMGGGFPAAAFGGRADLMARLAPDGPVYQAGTLAGNPIATAAGLATLQHCTPEVYDRLDVVAHTIADAASVALAQAGVPHTVQWAGSMFSVFFTGDEVRDYDGAKAQDTAAYGRFFHSMLDQGVHLPPSAFEAWFVSASHDDDAIGHVLQALPAAARAAAAG; from the coding sequence ATGACGCAGGCATCACCCTCCGACACCTCCACCGAGACCACCGGCTCCGCCGCGCTGCTCGAGCGCGCCCGCGCGGTGACCCCGGGTGGCGTCAACTCCCCGGTCCGGGCCTTCCGTGCCGTCGGCGGCACGCCGCGCTTCATCGCCTCGGCGCAGGGCCCCTGGCTGACCGACGTCGACGGCAACCGCTACGTCGACCTGATCTGCTCGTGGGGCCCGATGATCCTCGGCCACGCGCACCCCGCGGTCATGGACGCCGTGCAGCAGGCTGCCGCGCGCGGGTTCAGCTTCGGCACGCCGAGTGAGAACGAGGTCGCGCTCGCCGAGGAGATCGTCCGCCGCGTCGACCCGGTCGAGCAGGTGCGGCTGGTGAGCAGCGGCACCGAGGCCACCATGTCCGCACTGCGGCTCGCGCGCGGCGCGACCGGCCGCAGCAAGGTGGTCAAGTTCGCCGGCTGCTACCACGGGCACGTCGACCCGCTGCTGGCCGCGGCCGGGTCGGGCGTGGCCACGTTCGCGCTGCCGGACTCCGCCGGGGTGCCCGCCTCGAGCGCGCACGAGACGATCGTGCTGCCCTACAACGACGTCGCCGCCGTGGAGGCCGCCTTCGCCGAGCACGGCGACGAGATCGCCTGCGTGATCACCGAGGCGTCCCCGGGCAACATGGGCGTGGTGCCGCCCGCCGAGGGCTTCACGAGCGCGCTGCGCAGGATCACCCGGGAGCACGGGGCGCTGCTGATCACCGACGAGGTGATGACCGGGTTCCGCTGCTCGCCGGCCGGCTGGTACGGCCTGGAGGGCGAGCCGGACGGCGGCGCCCCGGACCTGTTCACCTTCGGCAAGGTCATGGGCGGCGGCTTCCCGGCGGCGGCCTTCGGCGGCCGGGCCGACCTGATGGCCCGCCTCGCACCGGACGGCCCGGTCTACCAGGCCGGCACGCTCGCCGGTAACCCGATCGCCACCGCCGCGGGGCTTGCCACGCTGCAGCACTGCACGCCCGAGGTCTACGACCGCCTCGACGTCGTCGCCCACACCATCGCCGACGCCGCGTCGGTCGCGCTGGCGCAGGCGGGTGTGCCGCACACCGTGCAGTGGGCGGGCTCGATGTTCTCGGTGTTCTTCACCGGCGACGAGGTGCGCGACTACGACGGCGCCAAGGCGCAGGACACCGCCGCTTACGGCCGGTTCTTCCACTCGATGCTCGACCAGGGCGTGCACCTGCCGCCGAGTGCGTTCGAGGCCTGGTTCGTCAGCGCGTCGCACGACGACGACGCGATCGGCCACGTGCTGCAGGCGCTGCCCGCCGCCGCCCGGGCGGCCGCCGCCGGCTGA
- a CDS encoding ricin-type beta-trefoil lectin domain protein — protein MTAHLHRLRALLVACAALLLAVVPAVVIGSPARAAGLAAHGDTGSGTEDPKAHAERDLAGVPMSQIEKKANPAAARADRPSLQRARAGIAPQLGGSWAAPVATQVVPVFTALLPNGKLLMWDSVGDGATESYADQTSTRVEVYDPATGAQQRVDLSGSNIFCAGFVQLADGTVLVAGGNKDQQFNGTNLTHVFDWTTMSWKRGPNMSGERWYPSVAALMDDDAIIIGGGASAVDVREPNGTLRTLAFQRPTSRLYPFIQGQPDGRVLSVGPEPELLRYTWQGGGSVTQLANRDGLTRDYAGYAQYRPGLTLVAGGGTPVASTAIVDTRGATPMVRPAAPMSVPRRQHNLTILPDGSLLATGGQTTWGTQGLLDLNNPALKPERWDPDTNTWTSYEPAAIKRFYHSTALLLPDGRIFTGGGGICGACVSAGYLAKNLEIFTPPYLYKKDGTGLAPRPVLTGTPAQVQVDSAFTVTSPQAADIAKIGMIRLGAPTHSEDQGQRYIALKYTVSGTSITVHTPPNTAQAPGGYYMLFAVDKNGVPNVAPIVKVVRPTAGAARVASARTGGSPVLAYADAAFATQPQAMEAGVWDAADGGLSGIDGAGQLSGIDVANGWQVRLCSGPGLTGTCQMYGAGVRVVTSFDNRTASLQITPAATDPGGPDPVVTMPSGPNQVVSAQDPSTCLTASSLANGVPVSSRTCGSSGREQVWQYTNGVVSPTANPALCLDVNGSGTANGTTVQVWGCNGTGAQVWTIQPDRTLRNPQSGKCLDWPGGRPAGTQLIIWTCGSQNNQKWTWRSAQLPKLPPATQYVSAANGQCLTSSLVTAGCDPNAATQRWEASGGAIKLAGTSTCLQVNKARMWLWTNYSLVTAGCNGSVAQQFAYDAAQRLASSIDGRCVQVNGQTVNVAVCSTTTGQRWTPRAMGLFR, from the coding sequence ATGACTGCACACCTCCACCGTCTGCGCGCGCTGCTCGTCGCCTGCGCCGCGCTCCTGCTCGCCGTGGTGCCGGCGGTCGTCATCGGCAGTCCGGCCCGTGCGGCCGGACTGGCCGCGCACGGCGACACCGGCTCCGGTACCGAGGACCCGAAGGCGCACGCCGAGCGTGACCTGGCGGGCGTGCCGATGTCCCAGATCGAGAAGAAGGCCAACCCGGCAGCCGCCCGCGCCGACCGGCCGTCGCTGCAGCGGGCCAGGGCAGGCATCGCGCCGCAGCTCGGCGGCAGCTGGGCGGCGCCGGTCGCCACCCAGGTCGTGCCGGTGTTCACCGCGCTGCTGCCCAACGGCAAGCTGCTGATGTGGGACTCGGTCGGCGACGGCGCCACCGAGTCCTACGCCGACCAGACCTCCACCCGGGTCGAGGTCTACGACCCGGCCACCGGCGCGCAGCAGCGGGTCGACCTCTCCGGGTCGAACATCTTCTGCGCCGGCTTCGTGCAGCTCGCCGACGGCACGGTGCTGGTCGCGGGCGGAAACAAGGACCAGCAGTTCAACGGCACCAACCTCACCCACGTCTTCGACTGGACCACCATGTCGTGGAAGCGCGGCCCGAACATGTCGGGGGAGCGGTGGTATCCGTCGGTCGCGGCGCTGATGGACGACGACGCGATCATCATCGGCGGCGGGGCGAGCGCCGTCGACGTGCGCGAGCCGAACGGCACCCTCCGCACCCTCGCGTTCCAGCGGCCGACGTCGCGGCTCTACCCCTTCATCCAGGGCCAGCCCGACGGCCGGGTGCTGTCGGTCGGCCCCGAGCCGGAGCTGCTGCGCTACACCTGGCAGGGCGGTGGCTCGGTGACGCAGCTGGCCAACCGCGACGGCCTCACCCGCGACTACGCCGGCTACGCGCAATACCGGCCCGGCCTGACCCTGGTCGCCGGCGGCGGCACCCCGGTGGCCTCCACCGCGATCGTCGACACCCGGGGCGCCACCCCCATGGTGCGGCCGGCCGCACCGATGTCGGTGCCGCGCCGCCAGCACAATCTGACGATCCTGCCGGACGGCTCGTTGCTCGCGACCGGTGGTCAGACCACCTGGGGCACGCAGGGGCTGCTCGACCTCAACAACCCCGCGCTCAAGCCCGAGCGCTGGGACCCGGACACCAACACCTGGACGTCCTACGAGCCGGCTGCGATCAAGCGGTTCTACCACTCGACCGCGCTGCTGCTGCCCGACGGCCGCATCTTCACCGGCGGAGGAGGCATCTGCGGCGCATGCGTGAGCGCCGGCTATCTGGCCAAGAACCTCGAGATCTTCACGCCGCCCTACCTCTACAAGAAGGACGGCACCGGGCTCGCGCCGCGCCCGGTGCTGACCGGCACACCCGCCCAGGTGCAGGTCGACTCGGCGTTCACCGTCACCTCCCCGCAGGCGGCCGACATCGCCAAGATCGGGATGATCCGGCTCGGCGCACCGACCCACAGCGAGGACCAGGGGCAGCGCTACATCGCCTTGAAGTACACCGTCAGTGGCACCTCGATCACGGTCCACACACCGCCGAACACCGCGCAGGCGCCCGGCGGCTACTACATGCTCTTCGCGGTCGACAAGAACGGCGTGCCCAACGTCGCACCGATCGTCAAGGTGGTCCGGCCGACGGCGGGCGCGGCGCGGGTCGCGTCCGCGCGCACCGGCGGCTCCCCAGTGCTGGCGTATGCCGACGCGGCCTTCGCCACGCAGCCGCAGGCGATGGAGGCCGGTGTCTGGGACGCCGCCGACGGCGGCCTGAGCGGCATCGACGGCGCCGGGCAGCTGAGCGGCATCGACGTCGCGAACGGCTGGCAGGTGCGGCTGTGCAGCGGCCCCGGCCTCACCGGCACGTGCCAGATGTATGGCGCAGGCGTCCGCGTGGTGACCAGCTTCGACAACCGCACCGCGTCGCTGCAGATCACGCCCGCGGCCACCGATCCGGGTGGACCGGATCCGGTCGTCACGATGCCTTCGGGCCCCAATCAGGTTGTCAGCGCACAGGATCCGAGCACCTGTCTCACGGCGTCGTCCCTCGCAAACGGGGTGCCGGTGTCGTCGCGCACGTGCGGCAGCAGCGGCCGGGAGCAGGTCTGGCAGTACACCAACGGGGTGGTGTCACCGACGGCCAATCCCGCCTTGTGCCTGGATGTCAACGGCAGCGGCACCGCCAACGGCACCACGGTGCAGGTGTGGGGCTGCAACGGCACCGGCGCCCAGGTCTGGACCATCCAGCCGGACCGCACGCTGCGCAACCCGCAGTCCGGCAAATGTCTCGACTGGCCCGGCGGTCGGCCCGCCGGCACCCAACTGATCATCTGGACCTGCGGATCGCAGAACAACCAGAAGTGGACCTGGCGCAGCGCGCAGTTGCCCAAGCTGCCGCCGGCGACGCAGTACGTCAGCGCGGCCAACGGCCAGTGCCTCACATCGTCGCTCGTCACCGCGGGGTGCGACCCGAACGCGGCCACCCAGCGCTGGGAGGCGTCCGGTGGGGCGATCAAGCTGGCCGGCACCAGCACCTGCCTGCAGGTGAACAAGGCGCGCATGTGGCTCTGGACCAACTACAGCCTGGTCACCGCCGGCTGCAACGGCTCCGTCGCCCAGCAGTTCGCGTATGACGCCGCGCAGCGCCTCGCCAGCAGCATCGACGGCCGGTGCGTGCAGGTGAACGGGCAGACGGTCAACGTCGCGGTCTGCAGCACCACGACCGGGCAGCGGTGGACGCCGCGCGCGATGGGATTGTTCCGGTAG
- the hemB gene encoding porphobilinogen synthase, protein MSTTPDPAIRDWSLAPGAIRPRRLRPTPAMRRLVAETRLHPAELVLPMFVKEGAAEPVPLQSMPGVVQHTLDSLVEAARDAVDAGVGGLMIFGVPEQRDETGSGATDPDGILNVALRRLRDELGDETVLMSDLCLDEFTSHGHCGVLDEQGRVDNDATLARYADMAVAQAKAGAHIVAPSGMMDGQVGVIRRALDEAGYPDIAILAYAVKYASAAYGPFREAVESTLQGDRRTYQQDGANRVEALREVQLDLAEGADMVMVKPALPYLDIVRDVREAVDVPVAAYQISGEMAMIEAAAANGWIDHDAMMLEALTSIRRAGAQIILTYYAVQVARLLQAR, encoded by the coding sequence GTGAGCACCACCCCGGATCCGGCAATCCGCGACTGGTCCCTGGCGCCCGGCGCGATCCGTCCGCGCCGGCTGCGGCCGACGCCCGCGATGCGCCGGCTGGTCGCCGAGACCCGGCTGCACCCGGCCGAGCTGGTGCTGCCGATGTTCGTCAAGGAGGGCGCCGCCGAGCCGGTGCCGCTGCAGTCGATGCCCGGCGTCGTGCAGCACACGCTGGACTCCCTGGTCGAGGCCGCGCGTGACGCGGTCGACGCCGGAGTCGGTGGCCTGATGATCTTCGGCGTGCCGGAGCAGCGGGACGAAACCGGTTCCGGCGCAACGGATCCGGACGGCATCCTCAACGTCGCGCTCCGTCGCCTGCGCGACGAGCTCGGCGACGAGACCGTGCTGATGTCCGACCTGTGCCTGGACGAGTTCACCTCGCACGGGCACTGCGGTGTGCTCGACGAGCAGGGCCGGGTCGACAACGACGCCACCCTCGCCCGCTATGCCGACATGGCCGTCGCGCAGGCGAAGGCCGGCGCGCACATCGTCGCGCCGTCCGGGATGATGGACGGCCAGGTCGGCGTCATCCGCCGCGCGCTGGACGAGGCCGGCTACCCCGACATCGCGATCCTCGCCTACGCGGTGAAGTACGCCTCCGCGGCATACGGCCCGTTCCGTGAGGCGGTCGAGTCGACCCTGCAGGGCGACCGACGCACCTACCAGCAGGACGGCGCCAACCGGGTGGAGGCGCTGCGTGAGGTGCAACTCGACCTCGCCGAGGGCGCCGACATGGTGATGGTGAAGCCGGCGCTGCCCTATCTCGACATCGTGCGCGACGTCCGCGAGGCCGTCGACGTGCCGGTCGCCGCCTACCAGATCAGCGGCGAGATGGCGATGATCGAGGCGGCCGCCGCCAACGGCTGGATCGACCACGACGCGATGATGCTCGAGGCGCTGACCTCGATCCGCCGCGCCGGGGCGCAGATCATCCTGACCTATTACGCGGTCCAGGTCGCCCGCCTGCTGCAGGCACGCTGA
- a CDS encoding glutamyl-tRNA reductase: protein MSLIVIGMSHRTTGVDLLEQVVLGRGQAEQLETTLGGNEHVDASVVVSTCNRVEVYAEVDTFHGAVNGITESLSVATGLPVKTLRDHLYVHFEDRAVAHAFNVAAGLDSVAVGEAQILGQLRDALRTAQEGGHLAPALSALMQQALRVGKRVHTETDIDSVSRSLVERSLVRAQSVFGELSSQRALVIGAGAMSGLAAHTLARAGVGEITIINRTPAKAQRLAEATGGTARDWADLAGAVADADLVISCTGAVGHVLDETNVGATEHAKVLVDLALPRDVAVELGDLAGITLLSLEDLSAGVADDAEKTQVEAAADLVTAEVAEFLVNRRAAAVAPTVAALRARAADVVAAELTRLGQRTELSEADAAQVQMTVHRVVEKILHTPTVRIKQLAGEEQGGQDYAALLRTLFDLDPHESRVSQIPQVGPGAGGDAS from the coding sequence GTGAGCCTCATCGTGATCGGTATGTCGCACCGCACCACCGGCGTCGACCTGCTCGAGCAGGTCGTGCTCGGCCGCGGCCAGGCCGAGCAACTCGAGACCACCCTCGGCGGCAACGAGCACGTCGACGCCTCGGTCGTGGTGTCCACGTGCAACCGCGTCGAGGTGTATGCCGAGGTCGACACCTTCCACGGAGCCGTCAACGGCATCACCGAATCCCTTTCTGTCGCAACAGGTTTGCCAGTCAAGACGCTGCGCGACCACCTCTACGTCCACTTCGAGGACCGGGCCGTCGCGCACGCCTTCAACGTCGCGGCCGGTCTCGACTCGGTGGCCGTCGGCGAGGCGCAGATCCTCGGCCAGTTGCGTGACGCGCTGCGCACCGCGCAGGAGGGCGGCCATCTCGCCCCGGCGCTGTCGGCGCTCATGCAGCAGGCGCTGCGGGTCGGCAAGCGGGTGCACACCGAGACCGACATCGACTCGGTCAGCCGCTCGCTCGTCGAGCGTTCGCTGGTGCGCGCCCAGTCGGTGTTCGGTGAGCTGAGCAGCCAGCGCGCGCTGGTCATCGGCGCCGGCGCCATGAGCGGGCTCGCCGCGCACACGCTGGCCAGGGCCGGCGTCGGCGAGATCACGATCATCAACCGCACCCCGGCCAAGGCGCAGCGGCTGGCCGAGGCCACCGGCGGCACCGCACGCGACTGGGCCGACCTGGCCGGCGCGGTCGCGGACGCCGACCTGGTCATCTCCTGCACCGGCGCCGTCGGTCACGTGCTCGACGAGACCAACGTCGGCGCGACCGAGCACGCCAAGGTGCTGGTCGACCTGGCGCTCCCGCGCGACGTCGCGGTCGAACTCGGCGACCTGGCCGGCATCACCCTGCTCAGCCTCGAGGACCTCAGCGCCGGCGTCGCCGACGACGCGGAGAAGACCCAGGTCGAGGCGGCCGCCGACCTGGTGACCGCCGAGGTCGCGGAGTTCCTGGTCAATCGGCGGGCCGCCGCAGTGGCGCCGACCGTCGCCGCGCTGCGCGCCCGCGCTGCCGACGTGGTCGCCGCCGAGCTGACCCGGCTCGGGCAGCGCACCGAACTCTCCGAGGCCGACGCGGCGCAAGTGCAGATGACCGTGCACCGGGTGGTCGAGAAGATCCTGCACACGCCGACGGTGCGCATCAAGCAGCTCGCCGGCGAGGAGCAGGGCGGCCAGGACTATGCCGCGCTGCTGCGCACGCTCTTCGACCTCGACCCGCACGAGTCCCGCGTCTCACAGATCCCGCAGGTCGGACCCGGCGCCGGGGGTGATGCTTCATGA
- a CDS encoding YceI family protein gives MTTLQNLTPGTWNVDPAHSQVGFSVRHLMVSKVRGKFEDFTSTLTVGESLEESSVEATVQMASINTGVADRDNHLRTNDFFEVDKFPTMTFKSTGITSSTLTGDLTIKGVTHPVSFEVDFGGVGGDPWGGTRAGFEATTEINRKEFGVTIDMPLEGGGAVVGDKVKIILELEFVKA, from the coding sequence ATGACCACGCTGCAGAACCTCACCCCCGGCACCTGGAACGTCGACCCGGCCCACAGCCAGGTCGGCTTCAGCGTCCGCCACCTCATGGTGAGCAAGGTGCGCGGCAAGTTCGAGGACTTCACCTCGACCCTGACCGTCGGCGAGAGCCTGGAGGAGTCGAGCGTCGAGGCGACCGTGCAGATGGCCTCGATCAACACCGGCGTCGCCGACCGCGACAACCACCTGCGCACCAACGACTTCTTCGAGGTCGACAAGTTCCCGACGATGACCTTCAAGTCCACGGGCATCACCTCCTCGACCCTGACCGGTGACCTCACCATCAAGGGCGTCACCCACCCGGTGAGCTTCGAGGTCGACTTCGGCGGCGTCGGCGGCGACCCGTGGGGCGGCACCCGCGCGGGCTTCGAGGCGACCACCGAGATCAACCGCAAGGAGTTCGGCGTCACGATCGACATGCCGCTCGAGGGCGGCGGCGCCGTCGTCGGCGACAAGGTGAAGATCATCCTCGAGCTGGAGTTCGTGAAGGCCTGA